One genomic region from Eptesicus fuscus isolate TK198812 chromosome 4, DD_ASM_mEF_20220401, whole genome shotgun sequence encodes:
- the ELOB gene encoding elongin-B: MDVFLMIRRHKTTIFTDAKESSTVFELKRIVEGILKRPPDEQRLYKDDQLLDDSKTLGECGFTSQTARPQAPATVGLAFRADDAFEALRIEPFSSPPELPDVMKPQDSGSSANEQAVQ, encoded by the exons ATG GACGTTTTCCTTATGATCCGGCGCCACAAGACCACCATCTTCACGGACGCCAAGGAGTCGAGCACCGTGTTCGAGCTGAAGCGCATCGTCGAGGGCATTCTCAAGCGGCCGCCCGACGAGCAGCGGCTGTACAAG GATGACCAACTTCTGGATGACAGCAAGACACTGGGCGAGTGTGGCTTCACCAGTCAAACAGCTAGGCCACAGGCTCCAGCCACTGTGGGGCTGGCCTTCCGGGCAG ATGATGCATTTGAAGCTCTGCGCATTGAACCTTTCTCCAGCCCTCCAGAGCTGCCTGACGTGATGAAGCCACAGGACTCAGGAAGCAGTGCCAATGAACAAGCCGTGCAGTGA